The following are encoded together in the Magnetospirillum gryphiswaldense MSR-1 v2 genome:
- the panB gene encoding 3-methyl-2-oxobutanoate hydroxymethyltransferase, which translates to MSAEVKVKRVTTRDIRARKGGGPVVVLTAYTAPIARLLDPHVDVLLVGDSVGMVLYGMDTTLGVTVDMMINHGQAVMRGSTHACVVVDMPFGSYQESKEQAFRNAARIMSETGCAAVKLEGGREMAETIRFLTERCIPVMAHIGLKPQAVHAAGGFRAQGRIEAEAEQIRDDARAITEAGAFCVVVEGTVEPVARALSAEIGIPTIGIGASPACDGQVLVTEDVLGLFSDFTPKFVKRYADLSTPISEAAARYAAEVKSRAFPGPEHCFGLPKTPKA; encoded by the coding sequence TTGAGCGCCGAAGTCAAAGTCAAACGCGTCACCACCCGCGACATCCGTGCTCGTAAGGGCGGCGGCCCCGTCGTGGTGCTGACCGCTTATACCGCCCCCATCGCCCGTCTGCTCGATCCCCACGTGGACGTTTTGCTGGTGGGCGATTCGGTCGGGATGGTGCTTTACGGCATGGACACCACCTTGGGCGTCACCGTGGATATGATGATCAATCATGGACAGGCGGTGATGCGCGGCTCGACCCATGCTTGCGTGGTGGTCGACATGCCGTTCGGCTCGTATCAGGAAAGCAAGGAACAGGCCTTCCGCAACGCCGCGCGCATCATGAGTGAAACCGGCTGTGCCGCCGTCAAGCTGGAAGGCGGTCGTGAAATGGCCGAAACCATCCGCTTCTTGACCGAGCGCTGCATTCCGGTGATGGCCCATATCGGCCTGAAGCCGCAGGCGGTGCACGCCGCCGGCGGTTTCCGCGCCCAGGGTCGCATCGAGGCCGAAGCAGAACAGATCCGCGACGATGCCCGCGCCATCACCGAGGCCGGTGCCTTCTGCGTGGTGGTCGAAGGCACGGTCGAGCCGGTGGCGCGGGCGCTGTCGGCGGAAATCGGCATTCCCACCATCGGCATCGGCGCCTCTCCCGCCTGCGACGGTCAGGTGCTGGTGACCGAAGACGTATTGGGGCTGTTTTCCGATTTCACCCCTAAATTCGTCAAGCGTTACGCTGATCTGTCCACGCCGATCAGCGAAGCGGCGGCGCGTTATGCCGCCGAGGTCAAGTCCCGCGCCTTTCCGGGCCCCGAACATTGTTTCGGTCTGCCCAAGACGCCCAAAGCATAG
- a CDS encoding methyl-accepting chemotaxis protein: protein MSSLSSASKALAAVVIALVLMVIVMAWDMARGASGLTALVLAASVMLVLAVMWLRRTNASLGKGVAVLSQAAEGRLRVRVLGIRGHGTIGELLRNINRVLDQTEAFAKEADAAMYAAAEGRFYRNIVGKGLRGEFIRYSHDVNKTLGVMGESNAKLGMFTSRMLKDAVSISMTINEGAIANASIITGIHSARDEAQGMAAATEELVSSIQEISHQSEGVAGLSMEAHSVTEAGRQVVSEAMLEFSTIEAVVREAAQKVADLAKASEAIGDILSSIEDIAAQTNLLALNATIEAARAGEAGKGFAVVANEVKNLANQTARATLDIGERINTLRQEMAGIVTTMGQGTEAIATGRHSMETMDRRMGEISELVSNTTERMAEVSHILSQQAAAANEISSGIQKVAHLGEQNAQAIERSTNALSGVEAEIGSLLTLLNDQEIPNKIVTIAKADHVIWKKRLVDMVIGKITLKAEELSSEQTCRLGKWYFGPGSMPFRQHPAFIELEGCHRDVHQTGMSVVKAFNGGNEEEAIRLIGEVGGASERVIACLDRLINEPAQISSGVTGRF from the coding sequence ATGAGCAGTTTGTCTTCAGCCTCTAAGGCGCTGGCAGCAGTCGTCATCGCATTGGTGCTGATGGTGATCGTGATGGCTTGGGACATGGCAAGAGGAGCCTCCGGCCTTACTGCCTTGGTGCTGGCGGCATCCGTGATGTTGGTGCTGGCGGTGATGTGGCTACGACGGACCAATGCCAGCCTGGGCAAAGGTGTTGCGGTTCTGAGCCAAGCCGCTGAAGGTCGTCTCAGGGTTCGGGTGTTAGGCATCCGTGGCCATGGCACTATCGGCGAGCTGCTTCGAAATATAAATCGCGTGTTGGATCAGACCGAGGCATTCGCGAAAGAGGCGGATGCGGCAATGTACGCCGCCGCCGAAGGCCGCTTTTACCGCAATATCGTCGGTAAGGGGCTGCGAGGGGAGTTCATTCGCTACTCCCATGACGTGAACAAGACCCTGGGTGTCATGGGCGAAAGCAATGCTAAGCTGGGAATGTTCACCAGCCGCATGCTCAAAGACGCAGTGTCAATCTCGATGACCATCAACGAAGGTGCCATTGCCAACGCCAGTATCATCACCGGCATTCACAGCGCCCGTGATGAGGCGCAGGGCATGGCTGCGGCAACTGAGGAATTGGTGTCCAGCATCCAGGAGATCAGCCACCAAAGTGAAGGTGTTGCAGGGCTGTCCATGGAAGCCCACTCGGTTACCGAGGCTGGGCGGCAAGTCGTTTCGGAAGCCATGCTAGAATTTTCCACAATTGAAGCCGTTGTTCGCGAAGCCGCCCAGAAGGTTGCCGATTTGGCTAAGGCGTCAGAAGCCATTGGGGACATCCTGTCTTCCATTGAGGATATTGCGGCCCAGACCAACCTTCTCGCCTTGAACGCGACCATTGAGGCGGCCAGAGCTGGTGAAGCTGGAAAGGGGTTTGCTGTCGTAGCGAATGAGGTCAAGAACCTCGCCAATCAGACGGCACGGGCTACTCTCGACATTGGGGAGCGCATCAACACCCTTCGCCAGGAAATGGCAGGGATCGTCACCACGATGGGCCAAGGCACGGAAGCAATTGCCACAGGTCGCCATTCGATGGAGACCATGGATCGCCGTATGGGCGAGATTAGCGAACTCGTCAGCAACACGACCGAGCGTATGGCCGAGGTATCTCATATCCTGTCTCAGCAAGCCGCTGCGGCGAATGAAATATCTAGCGGCATCCAGAAGGTAGCCCATCTGGGGGAACAGAACGCTCAAGCCATCGAAAGAAGCACGAACGCTCTTTCAGGCGTTGAGGCCGAGATCGGCTCGCTGTTGACCCTGCTTAATGATCAAGAGATTCCCAACAAGATCGTCACAATCGCCAAGGCTGATCATGTTATCTGGAAAAAACGTCTTGTCGATATGGTCATCGGTAAGATCACGCTGAAGGCGGAAGAGCTTTCCAGTGAACAGACCTGTCGGCTTGGGAAATGGTATTTCGGCCCAGGTTCGATGCCGTTCCGGCAACACCCCGCCTTCATTGAGTTGGAAGGCTGTCACCGGGATGTTCATCAGACCGGCATGTCCGTGGTAAAGGCATTCAATGGCGGAAATGAAGAAGAAGCCATCCGTCTCATAGGCGAAGTTGGGGGCGCTTCTGAACGCGTGATTGCGTGTCTCGACCGCTTGATCAACGAACCTGCCCAGATAAGCAGTGGGGTCACAGGAAGGTTCTGA
- a CDS encoding tyrosine-type recombinase/integrase, translating into MCQDLDDEPRWLIGLISDSGMRLAEAAGLTKDDVVLNDKFPHINLRPHPWRQLKTQSSARIVPLVGVSLWAAQRAVAVSTNAFLFPKYCDEQECKANSASAALNKWMSPRVPKGCVVHSFRHSLRDRLRAIECPRDIVDRLGGWTVDGIGEAYGNGYPIHVLHKWMEAIA; encoded by the coding sequence ATGTGTCAGGACCTCGATGATGAGCCAAGGTGGCTGATCGGTTTGATCAGCGACAGTGGGATGCGTTTGGCTGAAGCCGCTGGCTTGACCAAGGATGATGTGGTCCTTAATGACAAGTTCCCACACATCAATCTTCGCCCTCACCCTTGGCGTCAGCTCAAGACCCAGAGTAGCGCCAGGATCGTGCCTTTGGTCGGGGTGTCGTTGTGGGCGGCGCAAAGAGCTGTCGCTGTCTCGACCAACGCATTCCTCTTCCCGAAGTACTGCGACGAGCAGGAATGCAAAGCCAACTCCGCCAGCGCGGCTCTGAATAAGTGGATGTCACCCAGGGTGCCCAAGGGGTGCGTGGTCCATTCGTTTCGGCACAGCCTGCGAGACCGACTGCGAGCCATCGAGTGCCCGAGGGACATCGTTGACCGGCTTGGCGGCTGGACCGTGGATGGGATTGGTGAGGCCTACGGCAATGGCTACCCGATCCATGTCCTGCACAAATGGATGGAGGCGATTGCCTGA
- a CDS encoding IS630 family transposase (programmed frameshift): MTWRSGQSYSQDLRDRVLAAVDSGMSAYEVAPLFRVSVSYIYKAQGRRRATGETTVKPRPGRPGQKLAAHLEALQAQIKVEPDATLAELRAWVLAELGVSISVGGLWNTLERLDLSPEKKSAHAAEQERPDVAEGRIAWRAEQPALDPTRLVFLDETGASTNMTRRYGRAPRGQRLLAAVPHGHWKMTTFVGALRHDGISAPFVIDKAMNGAIFLAYVEQVLAPTLRPGDIVVMDNLPAHKVAGVKQLIEARGATLRYLPPYSPDLNPIELAFAKLKSLLRKAQARTINTLWDVIGKLIDLFPPEECANFFAHDGYGRSM; this comes from the exons ATGACGTGGCGCTCAGGGCAGTCCTATTCTCAGGACTTGCGCGATAGAGTTTTGGCGGCTGTGGACAGCGGCATGAGCGCCTACGAGGTGGCGCCGCTGTTCCGGGTGAGCGTTTCGTACATCTACAAGGCCCAAGGCCGCCGCCGGGCCACCGGCGAGACGACGGTGAAGCCACGGCCTGGGCGGCCAGGACAGAAGCTGGCGGCTCACCTTGAGGCGTTGCAGGCGCAGATCAAGGTCGAGCCCGATGCCACGCTGGCTGAGTTGCGCGCCTGGGTTCTGGCCGAATTGGGCGTGTCGATCAGCGTCGGCGGCCTGTGGAACACGCTTGAGCGGCTCGACCTCAGTC CTGAAAAAAAGAGTGCGCATGCTGCCGAGCAGGAACGTCCCGACGTAGCCGAAGGACGCATCGCCTGGCGAGCCGAGCAGCCGGCGCTGGACCCAACCCGCTTGGTCTTCCTTGATGAAACCGGGGCATCGACCAACATGACCCGGCGCTACGGACGGGCGCCGCGCGGTCAGCGGCTGCTGGCTGCGGTGCCGCACGGTCATTGGAAAATGACCACCTTCGTCGGGGCGCTCCGGCATGACGGAATCTCCGCCCCCTTCGTCATCGACAAGGCGATGAATGGCGCGATCTTCCTGGCCTATGTCGAGCAGGTCCTGGCTCCGACCTTGCGGCCCGGCGACATCGTCGTAATGGACAATCTGCCCGCCCACAAGGTGGCAGGGGTCAAGCAACTCATCGAAGCCCGAGGGGCCACCCTGCGGTATCTGCCGCCCTACTCCCCAGACCTCAATCCCATCGAGCTCGCCTTCGCCAAGCTCAAGAGCCTGCTGCGAAAGGCGCAAGCTCGCACCATCAACACCTTATGGGACGTGATCGGAAAACTCATCGACCTGTTTCCGCCCGAGGAATGCGCCAATTTCTTCGCCCACGACGGATATGGACGCTCGATGTGA
- a CDS encoding PAS domain-containing protein gives MASGISGSERSFRDNEIIVSKTDLQGRMTYCNDVFIRISGYAEAELIGKPHNMIRHPAMPRCVFKLLWDTISQGRELFAYVVNRCKNGDYYWVYAHVTVDLDDNGDMVGYHSNRRSPDRKAINVIEPLYARLLEEEGRHTDRKAGIDAATNLLLSILAEKGVSYEQFVFSL, from the coding sequence ATGGCCAGCGGCATTAGCGGAAGTGAGCGCAGCTTCCGCGATAATGAGATCATCGTCAGCAAGACGGACCTTCAGGGGAGAATGACCTATTGCAACGACGTTTTTATTCGCATCTCAGGATACGCGGAAGCCGAGTTGATCGGAAAACCACATAACATGATCCGGCATCCGGCTATGCCCCGATGCGTGTTCAAGCTTCTTTGGGACACCATTTCCCAGGGCAGGGAACTGTTCGCCTACGTGGTCAATCGCTGCAAAAACGGCGACTATTACTGGGTCTATGCTCATGTGACGGTCGATCTTGACGACAATGGCGACATGGTGGGCTACCACTCCAATCGTCGATCTCCAGATCGCAAAGCCATCAACGTCATTGAGCCGTTGTATGCCCGCCTTCTGGAAGAAGAAGGGCGGCATACCGACCGAAAGGCTGGGATTGATGCGGCGACCAATCTGCTGCTGTCCATTCTCGCTGAGAAGGGAGTGAGCTATGAGCAGTTTGTCTTCAGCCTCTAA
- the panC gene encoding pantoate--beta-alanine ligase produces the protein MSESLDIVRTKADLRARVRYWRDQGLNVAFVPTMGALHEGHLTLVRAGLEMADRVVASVFVNPTQFGPNEDFSRYPRQEELDAALLAGAGCHLLYAPSVEEMYPPGFATTISVGGVSEGLCGDVRPGHFDGVATVVTKLLLQAQPHVALFGEKDWQQLAVIRRLVRDLDVPVDVAGVPTVREADGLAKSSRNAYLSASERAIAPVLYQVLNHIAEGLRQGGVAADLCAQGRARILEAGFISVDYLEARGADGLEPLERLDRPARILVAARLAGARLIDNLAVEPGHA, from the coding sequence ATGTCCGAGAGCCTGGACATCGTCCGTACCAAAGCCGATTTGCGGGCCCGGGTGCGCTATTGGCGCGATCAGGGGCTGAACGTCGCCTTCGTTCCCACCATGGGGGCCTTGCATGAAGGCCATCTGACACTGGTCCGTGCCGGGCTGGAGATGGCCGACCGGGTGGTGGCCTCGGTGTTCGTCAACCCGACCCAGTTCGGCCCGAACGAGGATTTCAGCCGCTATCCGCGCCAGGAAGAGCTGGATGCCGCCCTGCTGGCCGGGGCTGGCTGTCATCTGCTGTACGCCCCGAGCGTCGAGGAAATGTATCCGCCCGGCTTCGCCACCACGATCAGCGTCGGCGGCGTGTCGGAAGGCCTGTGCGGCGATGTGCGGCCCGGCCATTTCGATGGCGTCGCCACCGTGGTGACCAAGCTGTTGTTGCAGGCGCAGCCGCATGTGGCCCTGTTCGGCGAAAAGGACTGGCAGCAATTGGCGGTGATCCGCCGGCTGGTGCGTGATCTGGATGTGCCGGTGGACGTGGCCGGCGTCCCCACCGTGCGCGAGGCCGACGGTCTGGCCAAGTCGTCGCGCAACGCCTATCTGTCGGCGTCGGAACGGGCCATCGCCCCGGTGCTCTATCAGGTACTCAACCATATCGCCGAAGGTCTGCGCCAGGGCGGGGTGGCCGCGGATTTGTGCGCCCAAGGCCGGGCCCGCATCCTGGAGGCCGGTTTCATTTCGGTGGATTACCTGGAAGCGCGCGGCGCCGATGGGCTGGAACCGCTGGAGCGGCTGGACCGTCCGGCCCGCATCCTGGTGGCGGCCCGCCTGGCCGGGGCGCGGTTGATCGACAATCTGGCGGTGGAGCCCGGCCATGCTTGA
- a CDS encoding NCS2 family permease, producing MLERLFKLRAHNTDVGTEVLAGATTFLTMAYIIFVNPAMLADAGMDKGAVFAATCIAAAIGSAVMGLYANYPIALAPGMGLNAYFTYGVVLGMGHSWQVALGAVFVSGCLFLILALTKVREAIINAIPHSLKLAISAGIGLFLGIIAMKNAGIITGHQATLVTLGNVAQPQAILAVAGFMVMVALDARKVPGAIMIAILGTTATGMALGVTPFGGIMSMPPSLAPTFLQMDVAAALNLGLIAIVFAFLFVDLFDNAGTLIGLAHRAGMLDEKGRLPRIGRALIADSTAAMASGVLGTSTTTSYIESAAGIKAGGRTGLTAVVVACCFLLALFLAPLASSIPAYATAPALLFVACLMARGLADIAWDDLTEAVPAVVTALAMPLTFSIAHGISFGFIAFVGIKVLAGRWRDVSPTAALLAVAFVLKYALLG from the coding sequence ATGCTTGAACGCCTGTTCAAGCTGCGCGCCCACAATACCGATGTGGGCACCGAGGTGCTGGCCGGGGCCACCACCTTCTTGACCATGGCCTATATCATCTTCGTCAATCCGGCCATGCTGGCCGATGCCGGCATGGACAAAGGCGCGGTGTTCGCCGCCACCTGCATCGCCGCCGCCATCGGCTCGGCGGTGATGGGGCTTTACGCCAATTATCCCATCGCCCTGGCTCCGGGCATGGGGCTCAACGCCTATTTCACCTATGGCGTGGTGCTGGGCATGGGCCATTCCTGGCAAGTGGCCCTGGGCGCGGTGTTCGTGTCGGGCTGCCTCTTCCTGATTCTGGCTTTGACCAAAGTGCGCGAAGCCATCATCAACGCCATCCCGCATTCGCTCAAGCTGGCCATATCGGCTGGCATCGGCCTGTTCTTGGGCATCATCGCCATGAAGAACGCCGGCATCATCACTGGCCATCAGGCGACCTTGGTCACCTTGGGCAACGTTGCCCAGCCCCAGGCCATCCTGGCGGTGGCGGGCTTCATGGTCATGGTGGCGCTGGATGCCCGCAAGGTGCCGGGCGCCATCATGATCGCCATCCTGGGGACCACCGCCACGGGCATGGCCCTGGGGGTGACGCCGTTTGGCGGCATCATGTCCATGCCGCCGTCGCTGGCCCCGACCTTCTTGCAGATGGATGTGGCCGCCGCCCTCAATCTGGGGCTGATCGCCATCGTCTTCGCCTTCTTGTTCGTCGACCTGTTCGACAATGCAGGCACCTTGATCGGTCTGGCCCATCGCGCCGGCATGCTGGATGAAAAGGGTCGGCTGCCGCGCATCGGTCGGGCGCTGATCGCCGATTCCACCGCCGCCATGGCCTCGGGTGTGCTGGGCACCTCGACCACCACCAGCTATATCGAAAGCGCCGCCGGCATCAAGGCCGGTGGTCGCACCGGACTGACCGCCGTGGTGGTGGCGTGCTGCTTCCTGCTGGCTCTGTTCCTGGCGCCGCTGGCGTCGTCGATTCCGGCCTATGCCACCGCCCCGGCGCTTTTGTTCGTCGCCTGCCTGATGGCGCGCGGTCTGGCCGACATCGCCTGGGATGACCTGACCGAGGCGGTGCCGGCGGTGGTCACCGCCCTGGCCATGCCGCTGACTTTTTCCATCGCTCACGGTATTTCGTTCGGCTTCATCGCCTTCGTCGGCATCAAGGTGCTGGCCGGGCGCTGGCGTGACGTCAGCCCCACCGCGGCCCTGCTGGCGGTGGCTTTCGTGCTGAAATATGCGTTGTTGGGTTAA
- a CDS encoding protein phosphatase CheZ — translation MITDMRGEISSLRSEVAALKQPSVAANPLVGEPVTDSGDDAAVVLLKAELHGLAKCIAETKLEIAAIRPSGPAGSDDHITIVANELDAVVAATEDATQSILDSVEAVDTMAQELRSHVSNAYAGGILNDISEKMTAILEACNFQDITGQRITKVVNTLKYVEQRVNAMIAIWGEEAAANDISSPKEDLREGDARLLNGPQLDGIGISQNDIDAMFG, via the coding sequence ATGATCACCGACATGCGGGGTGAAATTTCATCGCTTCGCAGCGAAGTCGCGGCTCTCAAGCAACCTAGCGTGGCGGCCAATCCCCTCGTCGGGGAGCCTGTCACTGATAGCGGTGACGATGCGGCGGTGGTTCTTCTCAAGGCAGAATTACACGGCCTCGCGAAATGCATTGCAGAAACCAAGTTAGAGATTGCCGCCATCCGGCCTTCGGGGCCTGCGGGCAGCGATGATCACATAACCATCGTAGCCAACGAATTGGATGCAGTGGTTGCCGCGACCGAGGACGCCACCCAGTCCATTCTCGATTCGGTCGAGGCCGTGGATACCATGGCGCAGGAACTACGTTCCCACGTATCCAACGCCTATGCAGGCGGTATCCTCAACGACATTTCGGAAAAAATGACGGCGATATTGGAAGCCTGCAATTTCCAAGACATTACCGGCCAGAGAATCACCAAGGTGGTCAATACCCTCAAATATGTCGAGCAGCGCGTTAACGCTATGATCGCCATCTGGGGTGAAGAGGCCGCCGCTAATGACATCTCTTCGCCAAAGGAAGACCTTCGTGAAGGTGACGCCCGGCTTCTTAATGGCCCACAACTCGATGGCATCGGAATTAGTCAGAACGACATCGACGCGATGTTCGGCTAA
- the ccoS gene encoding cbb3-type cytochrome oxidase assembly protein CcoS codes for MTNLLMLIPVALILGLIGLAAFLWALKSGQFDDLDGAAHRILFEDDEHLPPAAKVSEKPDGSSG; via the coding sequence TTGACCAATCTGCTGATGCTGATCCCTGTCGCCCTGATCTTGGGGTTGATCGGATTGGCGGCGTTCCTTTGGGCCTTGAAATCCGGTCAGTTCGACGATCTTGACGGGGCCGCGCACCGCATCCTGTTCGAGGATGACGAGCATCTGCCGCCGGCGGCCAAGGTCAGTGAAAAACCCGACGGCAGTTCAGGGTGA
- a CDS encoding cyclic nucleotide-binding domain-containing protein → MPPLDYDDHKVARDADIGAPPCRNCDVVREIAFCAELNHDEIKRLATVRCHAHLPASFTIFREGDPADHVYSIATGAVKLYKLLSDGRRQIIGFLFSGEMFGLGLDNGYAYTAETVTQTQLCRFTHRKLESVLGDIPKLERKMFSMTVKDLVAAQEQMLLLGRKTAREKVATFLLKLSQRAEIQGMPASPVALPMSRADIADYLGLTIETVSRTFTQLKREGVIGLPASGHVLMTDEKALRDLAEGGGAH, encoded by the coding sequence ATGCCGCCCCTGGATTACGACGATCACAAGGTCGCCCGTGACGCCGATATCGGCGCGCCGCCGTGCCGCAATTGCGACGTGGTCCGCGAAATCGCTTTTTGCGCCGAGTTGAACCACGACGAAATCAAGCGTCTGGCCACGGTGCGCTGCCATGCCCATCTGCCGGCCAGCTTTACCATCTTCCGCGAAGGTGATCCGGCCGATCACGTCTATTCCATCGCCACCGGCGCGGTGAAGCTTTACAAGTTGTTGTCCGACGGTCGGCGTCAGATCATCGGCTTTTTGTTTTCGGGCGAGATGTTCGGGTTGGGGCTGGATAACGGCTATGCCTATACGGCGGAAACGGTGACGCAGACGCAATTGTGCCGCTTCACCCATCGCAAGCTGGAAAGCGTGTTGGGCGACATCCCCAAGCTGGAACGCAAGATGTTTTCCATGACCGTCAAGGATCTGGTGGCGGCACAGGAACAGATGTTGCTGTTGGGGCGCAAGACCGCGCGGGAAAAGGTGGCGACCTTTTTGCTGAAACTGTCGCAGCGGGCGGAAATCCAGGGCATGCCGGCCAGTCCCGTCGCCCTGCCCATGAGCCGGGCCGACATCGCCGATTATCTCGGCCTGACCATCGAGACGGTCAGCCGGACCTTTACCCAGTTGAAGCGTGAAGGGGTGATCGGCCTGCCGGCCTCGGGCCACGTGTTGATGACCGACGAAAAAGCCCTGCGCGATCTGGCCGAGGGCGGCGGGGCGCATTAG
- a CDS encoding bacteriohemerythrin, with the protein MGAETVQSATPDWTPEMSVGNDTLDSDHKAFFDIARLLYDSLSAKQDQGMIITSTLMILEEYVDGHFLREEKALKAVGYTQLAEHHHKHRKFQARVRAISETYQSGTKSAADDLPNLVIQWLTHHILNEDMQYKRWIRDSAVDPRPLAFLAVEAAG; encoded by the coding sequence ATGGGTGCCGAGACCGTTCAAAGCGCGACTCCTGATTGGACCCCTGAAATGTCCGTGGGCAATGACACGCTGGACTCCGACCACAAGGCATTTTTTGACATTGCTCGGCTGCTTTACGATTCGCTTTCAGCGAAGCAGGACCAGGGAATGATCATCACCAGCACTCTCATGATCCTAGAAGAGTATGTAGATGGGCATTTCCTTCGCGAGGAAAAGGCGCTGAAGGCGGTCGGCTATACGCAGCTCGCGGAACATCACCATAAACACCGCAAGTTTCAAGCCAGGGTGAGGGCGATTTCCGAAACCTATCAAAGTGGCACCAAGTCAGCGGCGGACGACCTTCCCAACCTCGTCATCCAATGGCTCACTCACCACATTCTCAATGAGGACATGCAGTACAAACGGTGGATCAGAGATTCCGCCGTTGATCCTCGCCCCCTCGCTTTTCTGGCTGTGGAAGCCGCAGGATAA
- a CDS encoding DUF6538 domain-containing protein, whose amino-acid sequence MRVTKAAPFIFSKRGIFYFTRRIPSDLSGHYRCSRITLSLRTRSIRAAQARAAALAGKLDQDWLSLRWQSKDDQFSRFLSDRVVAARLISNAPTLSEAAKIYVEAKQAGRPQTFHQAVDRIVSRMVAVAGDKPIDTFTREEANALRNAFRAKGLTTASIKRAFNVIRAMVNFVARELGLDEIRTFSSIYFGESDGETKTKRSPFGDAELKTIQARAVSRRAESVEDSP is encoded by the coding sequence ATGCGGGTGACCAAAGCGGCACCATTTATCTTCAGCAAGCGCGGCATCTTCTATTTCACGCGGCGCATCCCGAGTGATCTGTCGGGCCACTATCGTTGCTCCCGAATCACCCTTTCCCTTCGCACCCGGTCCATAAGAGCCGCCCAAGCCCGAGCTGCGGCACTGGCTGGCAAGCTCGACCAAGATTGGTTGTCGCTCCGCTGGCAGAGCAAGGACGACCAGTTCTCTCGGTTCCTGTCTGACCGAGTGGTCGCAGCCCGGCTGATCTCCAATGCCCCCACCTTGTCGGAAGCTGCCAAGATTTATGTCGAAGCCAAGCAAGCTGGTCGCCCCCAGACTTTCCATCAGGCTGTTGATCGTATCGTGTCCCGGATGGTCGCAGTGGCGGGTGACAAGCCCATCGACACCTTCACCCGAGAGGAAGCCAACGCCCTGCGCAATGCCTTTCGGGCCAAGGGCCTGACCACAGCGTCCATCAAGCGAGCCTTCAACGTCATCAGGGCCATGGTCAACTTCGTGGCGAGGGAACTCGGTCTGGACGAGATACGAACATTCTCATCCATCTACTTCGGTGAGAGTGATGGGGAGACCAAGACGAAGCGTTCGCCCTTTGGGGATGCTGAACTCAAGACCATCCAGGCTAGAGCGGTTTCACGCCGAGCGGAATCGGTAGAGGATTCCCCCTGA